One Nonomuraea angiospora DNA segment encodes these proteins:
- a CDS encoding TetR/AcrR family transcriptional regulator — MSPTRRRGDALTTAIFQAVLSELAESSFEELTFDKIASAAGTGKAALYRRWSTPAELVLAALSDPATGFGEPPAPPGTGTLRDDLIALLEHFVRALDEPRGRALLPLIAHRHRHPELFEQVHRLVIRPHQEVLLSVLRQAVERGEAAPGSLTPRIVSVGPRLILLQAWEGGLVDSCEIASIVDEVLIPLTRP; from the coding sequence ATGAGTCCTACCCGGCGCCGCGGAGACGCCCTCACCACCGCGATCTTCCAGGCCGTCCTGAGCGAACTGGCCGAGAGCAGCTTCGAGGAGCTGACGTTCGACAAGATCGCCTCCGCGGCCGGGACCGGGAAAGCGGCCTTGTACCGGCGCTGGTCCACCCCGGCCGAACTCGTCCTTGCCGCGCTGAGCGACCCCGCGACCGGCTTCGGCGAACCGCCGGCGCCGCCCGGCACGGGCACACTGCGCGATGACCTGATCGCCCTGCTCGAGCACTTCGTACGGGCGCTCGACGAGCCGCGCGGCCGCGCGCTGCTCCCGCTCATCGCCCACCGCCACCGCCATCCCGAGCTGTTCGAGCAGGTCCACCGGCTGGTGATCCGCCCGCACCAGGAAGTACTGCTGTCCGTCCTGCGCCAGGCGGTCGAACGCGGCGAAGCCGCACCCGGCAGCCTCACCCCGCGCATTGTCTCAGTCGGGCCACGCCTGATCCTCCTCCAGGCATGGGAGGGCGGTCTCGTGGACTCCTGCGAGATCGCCTCCATCGTCGATGAGGTGCTCATTCCGCTGACCAGGCCATGA
- a CDS encoding divisome protein SepX/GlpR, whose protein sequence is MSSAFLYLVIVVMWLCVLIPMWLRKDKTNLAELAELEEHYTGEHQLPDLDNLGPSDGDEDDGSPPAEVEKVDVRQFRLRRRAIIVARRRRLLFFTALLVLASVVTAAVKMIPWWGVAPSVVITFAYMAFLRIAVQVDRERRERARQARAERLRRARERRRAAEAAAQAEVIDLTALNADVLFDQYAEPPRRAVGD, encoded by the coding sequence ATGAGCAGCGCCTTCCTCTATCTGGTCATCGTCGTGATGTGGCTTTGCGTCCTGATCCCGATGTGGCTGCGCAAAGACAAGACGAACCTGGCCGAACTGGCCGAGCTCGAAGAGCACTACACCGGCGAGCACCAGCTCCCCGATCTCGACAACCTGGGCCCATCGGACGGGGACGAGGACGACGGGTCGCCTCCTGCCGAGGTCGAGAAGGTCGATGTGCGCCAGTTCCGGCTCCGGCGCCGCGCGATCATCGTGGCCCGCCGGCGGCGGCTGCTGTTCTTCACCGCGCTGCTGGTGCTGGCCTCCGTCGTGACGGCCGCGGTCAAGATGATCCCGTGGTGGGGTGTGGCTCCCTCGGTCGTCATCACGTTCGCGTACATGGCGTTTCTCCGCATCGCCGTACAAGTCGATAGGGAACGCCGCGAACGAGCCCGCCAGGCGCGCGCTGAGCGCCTGCGGCGGGCACGCGAGCGGCGCCGGGCCGCGGAGGCGGCCGCCCAGGCTGAGGTCATCGACCTCACGGCGCTGAACGCGGATGTTCTGTTCGATCAGTACGCCGAACCGCCCAGGCGAGCGGTGGGCGACTGA
- the glp gene encoding molybdotransferase-like divisome protein Glp, which yields MKSVDEHLAEILATVRPLAPLELELEQALGATLAEEVVSPVPLPPFDNSAMDGYAVRAVDVSDVPVTLPVTDDVAAGSQELRAVGPGHAVRIMTGAPMPAGADAVVPVEWTDGGTVTVQISRQVSAGNAIRRAGEDVQAGEVVLKPGTVIGPSQLGIIAGVGRRRIWARPRPRVVVISTGAELVEPGGPLAPGQIWDSNSFTLTAAVREAGGEGFRAGSVGDDPGVLLDRLDTHLMRADAIITSGGVSMGAYEPVKEALSPLGTVRFEKVAMQPGMPQGFGVLGEDQVPIFALPGNPVSSYVSFMLFVRPALDKMRGLPADMPQSVTARLTGPVRSPAGRRSFLRGVLASDGTVAPAHGQGSHQLAALASANALIVVAEDVTELPEGATVEVIRL from the coding sequence ATGAAATCGGTTGACGAGCACCTGGCTGAGATCCTGGCCACTGTTCGTCCGCTGGCGCCGCTGGAGCTGGAGCTGGAGCAGGCGCTGGGGGCGACGCTGGCCGAGGAGGTCGTCTCGCCGGTGCCGCTGCCGCCGTTCGACAACTCGGCAATGGATGGCTATGCCGTACGTGCTGTCGATGTTTCGGATGTTCCGGTTACGTTGCCGGTGACCGACGATGTGGCGGCCGGGTCCCAGGAACTGCGGGCCGTGGGGCCGGGGCACGCCGTACGCATCATGACCGGTGCTCCCATGCCGGCCGGGGCCGACGCCGTGGTGCCGGTCGAGTGGACGGACGGGGGCACGGTCACCGTACAGATCTCCCGCCAGGTGAGCGCCGGCAACGCGATCCGGCGGGCGGGCGAGGACGTGCAGGCCGGCGAGGTCGTGCTCAAGCCGGGCACGGTGATCGGGCCCTCCCAGCTCGGGATCATCGCCGGGGTGGGAAGGCGGCGGATCTGGGCGCGGCCCCGGCCCCGGGTCGTCGTCATCTCGACGGGCGCGGAGCTGGTCGAGCCGGGCGGCCCGCTGGCTCCCGGGCAGATCTGGGACTCCAACAGCTTCACGCTGACCGCCGCCGTGCGGGAGGCCGGAGGCGAGGGGTTCCGGGCAGGGTCCGTCGGGGACGATCCGGGCGTGCTGCTCGATCGGCTCGACACCCACCTGATGCGGGCCGATGCGATCATCACCAGCGGCGGCGTGTCCATGGGGGCGTACGAGCCGGTCAAGGAGGCCCTGTCGCCGCTGGGGACCGTCCGGTTCGAGAAGGTGGCGATGCAGCCGGGGATGCCGCAGGGGTTCGGCGTGCTGGGGGAGGACCAGGTGCCGATCTTCGCGCTGCCCGGCAACCCGGTGTCGTCCTATGTGTCTTTCATGCTGTTCGTACGTCCGGCGCTCGACAAGATGCGCGGCCTCCCCGCGGACATGCCGCAATCGGTGACCGCCCGCCTGACCGGGCCGGTGCGCTCGCCCGCCGGACGGCGGTCGTTCCTGCGCGGCGTGCTGGCCTCGGACGGCACGGTGGCGCCGGCGCACGGCCAGGGCTCGCACCAGCTCGCCGCGCTGGCCTCGGCCAACGCGCTGATCGTGGTGGCGGAGGACGTGACCGAGCTGCCCGAGGGGGCGACTGTCGAGGTGATCCGGCTGTGA
- a CDS encoding tyrosine-type recombinase/integrase yields the protein MLWRSVREGGDTKTRKSRRTLAMPKRCAEALKLHRERQDVAKKAAGDRWQDDDLVFASKVGTELDSHNVRRSFRAVLKKAGLNAQEWTPSEMRHSFVSMLSDAGMPIEASLAWSGTATPASPERSPANKLRPLLLERAEAVDQIFRDL from the coding sequence ATGCTCTGGCGCTCGGTACGCGAAGGCGGCGACACCAAGACCCGCAAATCCCGCCGCACACTGGCCATGCCCAAACGCTGCGCGGAAGCCCTCAAGCTCCACCGCGAGCGACAGGACGTGGCCAAGAAGGCGGCAGGCGACCGATGGCAGGACGACGACCTCGTCTTCGCATCCAAGGTCGGCACGGAACTCGACTCCCACAACGTCCGCCGCTCGTTCCGAGCCGTCCTCAAGAAGGCCGGCCTCAACGCCCAAGAGTGGACACCGAGCGAGATGCGGCACAGCTTCGTCTCGATGCTCTCCGACGCCGGCATGCCCATCGAGGCATCTCTCGCCTGGTCGGGCACCGCAACACCAGCGTCACCGGAACGGTCTCCCGCCAACAAGCTCCGCCCCCTCCTCTTGGAGCGCGCCGAAGCGGTGGACCAGATCTTCCGGGACCTGTAG
- the moaC gene encoding cyclic pyranopterin monophosphate synthase MoaC codes for MSDSGLTHVDETGAARMVDVSTKDVTARTATATGRVLLSGEVVELLRSGEVPKGDALGVARIAGIMGAKRTPDLIPLCHPIALHGVKVTLDVEDWGVAITCRVKTADRTGVEMEALTAVSVAALALIDMVKAVDPAAVITDVRVEEKLGGKTGRWSREPE; via the coding sequence GTGAGTGACTCGGGGCTGACCCACGTGGATGAGACCGGGGCCGCTCGCATGGTGGACGTCTCCACCAAGGACGTGACGGCTCGCACCGCCACGGCGACCGGGCGGGTGCTGCTGTCGGGCGAGGTCGTGGAATTGCTGCGGTCCGGCGAGGTGCCCAAGGGCGACGCGCTGGGCGTGGCGCGGATCGCGGGGATCATGGGGGCGAAGCGGACGCCCGACCTGATCCCGCTCTGCCATCCGATCGCGCTGCACGGGGTGAAGGTGACGCTGGACGTCGAGGACTGGGGCGTGGCGATCACCTGCCGGGTGAAGACGGCCGACCGCACCGGCGTGGAGATGGAGGCGCTGACGGCGGTCTCCGTGGCCGCGCTGGCGCTGATCGACATGGTCAAGGCGGTCGATCCGGCCGCGGTGATCACCGACGTGCGGGTGGAGGAGAAGCTGGGCGGCAAGACCGGTCGCTGGAGCAGGGAGCCGGAATGA
- a CDS encoding VOC family protein: MSAYYHVCFTVPDLQAAMRDLSSAAAVTWHDPRDGRIGDWDYRIVFSTDGPAFIELIEAAPGGPWGDTSRPRFHHLGFWTSDLVAGAERLATAGFPESFSGCPYGRQFAYHRLDSIGADIELVDMRQQAAFLQTWQPGGLSMPPIEEA, from the coding sequence ATGTCCGCCTATTACCACGTCTGCTTCACCGTCCCTGATCTGCAAGCAGCGATGAGGGATCTCTCCAGCGCCGCAGCGGTCACCTGGCATGACCCCCGTGACGGACGCATCGGGGACTGGGACTATCGCATCGTCTTCTCCACCGACGGTCCTGCCTTTATCGAACTCATCGAGGCCGCGCCCGGCGGCCCGTGGGGCGACACAAGCCGACCTCGCTTTCATCACCTCGGGTTCTGGACATCTGACCTCGTAGCCGGAGCGGAGAGACTCGCTACCGCCGGCTTCCCCGAATCCTTCTCCGGCTGCCCCTACGGCCGTCAGTTCGCCTACCACCGCCTTGACTCCATAGGGGCGGACATCGAACTCGTCGATATGAGGCAGCAAGCCGCGTTTCTGCAGACCTGGCAACCGGGTGGACTTTCCATGCCTCCCATCGAGGAGGCGTAG
- a CDS encoding TetR/AcrR family transcriptional regulator, whose amino-acid sequence MNATTVGQIAERAGVTKSTFFRHFPDKRELLVAGQETPSRLLTEEIAQTLRNASPLEAIAAGLERASSARGPMNRELAPRLKAAVAAPGLCWTLPSRPSPRSSRGV is encoded by the coding sequence GTGAACGCCACGACGGTCGGGCAGATCGCCGAGCGCGCCGGGGTCACCAAAAGCACTTTCTTCCGGCACTTCCCCGATAAGCGCGAGCTGCTGGTTGCCGGACAGGAGACGCCGAGTCGGCTGCTGACCGAGGAGATCGCACAGACGCTCCGTAACGCCAGCCCGCTCGAGGCGATCGCTGCCGGCCTCGAGCGCGCCTCCAGCGCGAGGGGCCCGATGAATCGCGAGCTCGCCCCTCGCCTGAAGGCGGCCGTCGCCGCTCCGGGTTTGTGTTGGACCTTGCCGAGCAGGCCTTCGCCCCGATCGTCACGCGGCGTCTGA
- a CDS encoding zinc-binding dehydrogenase, translated as MRRLGPVLGRRVLVTGASGGVGRFAVQLAARAGAHVIASVGSPERAEGLQALGAGEILAGTAKPAEPVFGVLDNVGGNLLAEVFGALEDGGIALSIGWASCEPTILDFEEERMKGVLKRLEPFTESSSGTYGTSGSAVAVSGCWYIWPRFPAFRWTDRRSGELGRGLCAFLGLIAAADSWRVSGGGCGL; from the coding sequence ATGCGACGGCTGGGACCGGTGCTCGGCCGCCGGGTGCTGGTCACCGGCGCATCGGGCGGCGTCGGACGATTCGCCGTGCAACTGGCCGCGCGGGCAGGCGCGCACGTGATCGCCTCCGTGGGCAGTCCTGAACGTGCCGAGGGGCTGCAGGCCCTGGGCGCCGGCGAAATCCTCGCCGGTACGGCCAAGCCCGCCGAACCCGTCTTCGGCGTACTCGACAACGTAGGCGGCAACCTGCTGGCCGAGGTATTCGGGGCCCTGGAAGACGGCGGCATTGCCCTGTCCATCGGATGGGCATCCTGCGAGCCGACCATCCTCGACTTCGAGGAAGAACGGATGAAAGGCGTTCTCAAGCGTCTCGAACCCTTCACCGAGAGTTCTTCAGGTACGTATGGCACGTCTGGGTCAGCAGTCGCTGTCTCGGGGTGCTGGTATATCTGGCCGAGATTTCCCGCTTTCAGATGGACCGATCGGCGCAGTGGAGAACTGGGGCGCGGGTTGTGTGCGTTCTTGGGGCTGATTGCGGCGGCGGATTCTTGGCGTGTCTCGGGAGGCGGGTGCGGCCTATGA
- a CDS encoding polysaccharide deacetylase family protein: MIAHSSGKRSSPATPRRRWRIVLPAVMAVLLLAAFALYRLANARTFQLAGQLTARVETSEKVVALTFDDGPDEHTQEILDLLQKEKVRATFFVVGSHLQARPQDGRALVTAGHELANHTYTHRRMVFVAPGTVADEIERTDALIRTAGQRGTIYFRPPTGKKLLTLPLYLADHDRHTIMWDIEPDSGRTPTPAELVTEVRAQARPGSIILLHPWYASGANTRAAIGQLIAALRGDGYRFVTVSELLG, from the coding sequence ATGATCGCCCACTCGTCCGGCAAGAGGAGCTCCCCGGCGACCCCGCGCCGCAGATGGCGGATCGTGCTCCCGGCTGTCATGGCGGTGCTCCTGCTGGCCGCCTTCGCCCTCTACCGGCTGGCCAACGCCCGCACCTTCCAGCTGGCCGGACAGCTCACCGCCCGGGTCGAGACCTCGGAGAAGGTCGTCGCCCTCACCTTCGACGACGGTCCGGACGAACACACCCAGGAGATCCTCGACCTCCTCCAGAAGGAGAAGGTGCGCGCCACCTTCTTTGTCGTGGGCTCCCACTTGCAGGCGCGGCCCCAGGACGGCAGAGCGCTCGTGACGGCCGGGCACGAACTGGCCAACCACACCTACACCCACCGCCGGATGGTGTTCGTCGCCCCCGGCACCGTCGCCGACGAGATCGAGCGGACCGACGCCCTCATCCGGACCGCCGGCCAGCGGGGCACCATCTACTTCCGGCCTCCGACGGGCAAGAAGCTGTTGACACTCCCCCTCTACCTCGCCGACCACGACCGGCACACCATCATGTGGGACATCGAGCCCGACTCGGGCCGCACCCCGACCCCCGCCGAGCTCGTGACCGAGGTCCGTGCCCAGGCCAGGCCGGGCTCGATCATCCTGCTCCACCCCTGGTACGCCAGCGGCGCGAACACCCGCGCGGCGATCG
- a CDS encoding DUF6461 domain-containing protein, translating into MNSVTADDYRWLEEFGYRFDSGFCFTFAKALDPEDVLRRLRAVDDPDYIGPGGIEVDTASGGSVMIEWGGYAGIMRDVVRDLSAGAIIASVKRNINWHATFLYVVDGQVRARFDPMYWGNSPTRHPDDQLLNGEYLDMIPGYQDPGDGFIDRHLEAALAFAERRTGVRLERRHLQSMPVYASIAHYYSPEHGGAPELA; encoded by the coding sequence ATGAACAGCGTGACGGCCGATGACTATCGCTGGCTGGAGGAGTTCGGCTACCGCTTCGACTCCGGCTTCTGCTTCACCTTCGCCAAGGCGCTTGATCCGGAGGACGTGCTGCGCCGCCTGCGGGCGGTGGACGACCCCGACTACATCGGCCCGGGCGGCATCGAGGTGGACACTGCATCGGGGGGATCCGTCATGATCGAATGGGGTGGCTACGCGGGCATCATGCGAGACGTCGTTCGCGATCTATCGGCCGGTGCGATCATCGCCAGCGTCAAACGCAACATCAACTGGCATGCCACGTTCCTCTATGTCGTCGACGGCCAGGTACGCGCCAGGTTCGATCCCATGTACTGGGGTAACAGTCCCACCCGTCACCCGGACGATCAACTGCTCAACGGTGAATATCTCGACATGATCCCCGGCTACCAGGATCCCGGCGACGGGTTCATCGATCGTCATCTCGAAGCCGCGCTCGCCTTTGCCGAGCGCCGTACCGGCGTTCGTCTTGAACGTCGGCATCTGCAGTCAATGCCGGTGTACGCGTCCATCGCGCACTACTACTCGCCTGAGCACGGCGGAGCACCGGAACTTGCCTGA
- a CDS encoding MogA/MoaB family molybdenum cofactor biosynthesis protein encodes MIRALVITVSNRASAGVYADKSGPLLVDLLRRDAGCEVVEGPLVVPDGEPVEGALRDGVAQGYDVIVTTGGTGLTPMDLTPEMTSRVISREIPGVAETIRLANREKVPTSILSRGLAGQAGNTLIINLPGSSGGVRDGVAVLAPILQHAVDQIRGGDHPR; translated from the coding sequence ATGATCCGCGCACTCGTGATCACCGTGTCGAACCGGGCGTCGGCCGGGGTTTATGCGGATAAATCCGGGCCGCTGCTCGTTGACCTGCTGCGCCGCGACGCGGGCTGTGAGGTCGTGGAGGGCCCCCTGGTGGTGCCCGACGGGGAGCCGGTGGAAGGAGCGCTCCGTGACGGGGTGGCGCAGGGCTACGACGTCATCGTGACCACCGGAGGGACCGGGTTGACGCCCATGGACCTGACCCCGGAGATGACTTCCCGGGTAATTTCTCGGGAAATTCCCGGTGTAGCCGAGACCATTCGGCTGGCGAATCGGGAAAAGGTCCCGACCTCGATTCTGTCCAGAGGGCTGGCCGGCCAGGCGGGCAACACCTTGATCATTAATTTGCCCGGATCGTCGGGTGGCGTACGCGATGGCGTCGCCGTACTCGCGCCGATTCTCCAGCACGCGGTCGACCAGATCCGGGGAGGCGATCACCCGCGCTGA
- a CDS encoding amidohydrolase family protein, with amino-acid sequence MRVFDGKRLGEPRTVVIDGTLIGDDPAGAEEIDAAGAALLPGLIDAHVHLHGPGNLAALAAWGVTTGLDMACWPAERVASLREAGGVADFRTAGLPAIGPGGHHARMPGMPPEAVILTAADARRHVEARAAEGVDYIKGVAEAPGEGGPPADALRALVEAAREYGLKTIVHAATPGAYTMAVESGAEFVTHTPIAGGVRAQDVAAMRSAGQRSIPTITMMEALLTAFMTSGPSPGRADHLGEVLGDVGRLHRAGVEILAGTDANAEASAPLPVPHGESLHHEFELMARAGMTPVEILRSATVLPARAFGLADRGAVRPGMRADLLLVNGDPTRDITATRDIRAVWCAGHPVTPAAAREP; translated from the coding sequence GTGCGGGTCTTCGATGGCAAACGGCTCGGCGAGCCCCGTACCGTCGTCATCGACGGTACGCTGATCGGCGACGATCCCGCAGGGGCGGAGGAGATCGACGCGGCTGGGGCGGCGCTGCTGCCCGGGCTGATCGACGCGCATGTCCACCTGCACGGCCCTGGGAACCTGGCCGCCCTGGCCGCCTGGGGAGTGACGACCGGGCTCGACATGGCCTGCTGGCCGGCGGAGCGGGTGGCCTCGTTGCGCGAGGCCGGGGGAGTGGCCGACTTCCGTACTGCTGGACTGCCCGCGATCGGGCCGGGCGGCCACCACGCTCGCATGCCGGGAATGCCGCCGGAAGCCGTCATCCTGACGGCAGCCGATGCTCGGCGGCACGTCGAGGCGCGGGCGGCGGAGGGTGTCGACTACATCAAGGGCGTCGCCGAGGCTCCCGGCGAGGGCGGGCCGCCCGCGGACGCGCTGCGCGCGCTGGTGGAGGCGGCACGCGAGTACGGGCTCAAGACGATCGTGCACGCCGCCACCCCGGGCGCCTACACGATGGCCGTGGAGTCGGGAGCGGAGTTCGTCACGCACACGCCGATCGCCGGCGGGGTCCGGGCGCAGGACGTGGCCGCGATGAGGAGCGCAGGCCAGAGGTCCATCCCGACGATCACCATGATGGAGGCGTTGCTCACCGCCTTCATGACGTCCGGCCCGTCGCCTGGGCGGGCCGACCACCTGGGGGAGGTGCTGGGCGACGTCGGCCGTCTGCACCGGGCCGGTGTCGAGATCCTCGCAGGGACGGACGCGAACGCTGAGGCGTCCGCGCCGCTGCCCGTGCCCCACGGCGAGAGCCTGCATCACGAATTCGAGCTGATGGCGCGGGCCGGAATGACGCCGGTGGAGATCCTGCGCTCGGCGACCGTGCTGCCCGCCCGCGCCTTCGGCCTGGCCGACCGGGGCGCCGTCCGGCCGGGCATGCGGGCCGACCTGTTGCTGGTCAACGGCGACCCGACCCGGGACATCACGGCCACCCGCGACATCCGCGCCGTATGGTGCGCCGGTCACCCCGTCACTCCGGCCGCCGCTCGCGAACCCTGA
- a CDS encoding serine hydrolase domain-containing protein: MILRRATFTGAASLACAALVLSAAPPATASTAAAPVKVGDVQKAMEDLVKTGHVVGAIGEVYVDGKRVGKGSAGSRLLDGKGGTIPASARYWIGSQTKAMTATAVLQLVREGKLSVDDKLSEVLPEVAEKDLVERADEITVRNLIQLTSGIPDYIGPDTSDPTRNYRPTDLLAASRKNARPVEVGTFNYSNSNYILLGMIIEKLSGRSLAAELNRRLFAPLGMRHTYLPTKAGQGIKGPHGHGYAPDETGTMRDVDKMMNATSMLGAGGVISTTREMSVFQRAFRQNKLLPASLSKLITDPPPGQTPPPAGGPCAGNPEFAAGGGGSAPGFTAATITSSDGRLQFAVSLTLAMDNDERSTVPSRITNALKSLFCPAK, translated from the coding sequence ATGATTCTGCGTCGAGCGACGTTCACTGGCGCAGCCTCGCTGGCGTGCGCGGCGCTGGTCTTGAGCGCGGCCCCGCCCGCCACCGCCTCGACAGCTGCCGCCCCCGTCAAGGTCGGGGATGTGCAGAAGGCGATGGAAGACTTGGTGAAGACGGGCCACGTGGTGGGAGCCATCGGCGAGGTGTACGTGGACGGCAAGCGGGTCGGGAAGGGCTCAGCCGGCTCCCGCCTGCTCGACGGCAAGGGCGGCACGATCCCGGCGAGCGCCCGCTACTGGATCGGCTCGCAGACCAAGGCCATGACCGCCACCGCGGTCCTGCAACTGGTCAGGGAAGGCAAGCTGAGCGTGGACGACAAACTTAGCGAGGTCCTGCCCGAGGTGGCGGAGAAGGACCTGGTGGAGCGGGCCGACGAGATCACGGTACGCAACCTGATCCAGCTGACCTCGGGCATCCCTGACTACATCGGCCCGGACACCTCCGACCCCACGCGTAACTATCGCCCGACCGACCTGCTGGCGGCCTCACGCAAGAACGCCCGGCCCGTGGAAGTCGGGACCTTCAACTACTCCAACAGCAACTACATCCTGCTCGGCATGATCATCGAGAAACTGTCCGGAAGGTCACTGGCGGCCGAACTCAACCGCAGGCTCTTCGCCCCGCTCGGCATGCGCCATACCTACCTGCCCACGAAGGCGGGCCAGGGTATCAAGGGCCCGCACGGGCACGGCTACGCCCCGGACGAGACGGGCACGATGCGCGATGTCGACAAGATGATGAACGCCACCAGCATGCTCGGTGCCGGCGGCGTGATCTCCACCACGCGCGAGATGAGCGTCTTCCAGCGCGCCTTCCGCCAGAACAAGCTCCTGCCGGCGTCCCTGAGCAAGCTGATCACCGACCCGCCGCCCGGCCAGACGCCGCCGCCTGCGGGCGGCCCGTGCGCCGGCAACCCCGAGTTCGCCGCCGGGGGCGGAGGCAGCGCCCCCGGCTTCACCGCCGCGACCATCACCTCCTCCGACGGCCGTCTGCAGTTCGCCGTTTCCCTGACCCTGGCCATGGACAACGACGAGCGCAGCACCGTACCGTCGCGCATCACCAACGCCCTCAAATCGCTGTTCTGCCCCGCGAAGTGA
- a CDS encoding GNAT family N-acetyltransferase has product MDRLRGWPVTLNEGPVGLRPLRLSDVRVWRETRLRNADWLRPWEPSNPETPLFRTGLGPYVSMVGTLRREARQGLAMPWVITYGGRFAGQLTVGAIVWGAARSAQVGYWIDGALAGKGITPTALAMAVDHCFFTTGLHRLEANIRPENQASRRVVEKLGFREEGIRRRQLHIDGAWRDHICYALTAEDIPGGLLVQWRRARESAAHGGPSVEEV; this is encoded by the coding sequence GTGGATCGACTTCGTGGCTGGCCGGTGACCCTGAACGAAGGTCCGGTAGGCCTCCGGCCGCTGCGGCTGAGCGACGTGCGGGTATGGCGCGAGACCCGGCTGCGAAACGCCGACTGGCTACGCCCCTGGGAGCCCAGCAACCCCGAGACACCGCTGTTCAGGACCGGGCTCGGCCCGTACGTCTCCATGGTCGGCACCCTGCGCCGCGAGGCCCGGCAGGGCCTGGCGATGCCGTGGGTGATCACGTACGGAGGGCGCTTCGCGGGGCAGCTGACCGTGGGCGCGATCGTGTGGGGCGCCGCCCGTTCCGCCCAGGTCGGCTACTGGATCGACGGCGCCCTCGCCGGCAAGGGGATCACCCCCACCGCCCTGGCCATGGCCGTTGACCATTGCTTCTTCACCACGGGGCTGCATCGGCTGGAAGCGAACATCCGTCCCGAGAATCAAGCCAGCCGACGGGTGGTTGAGAAGCTCGGTTTCCGGGAAGAAGGCATTCGGCGGCGCCAACTTCACATCGACGGAGCCTGGCGCGACCACATTTGCTACGCGTTGACCGCTGAGGACATTCCTGGCGGTCTGCTCGTGCAGTGGCGTCGCGCGCGTGAGTCAGCTGCTCACGGGGGGCCTTCCGTCGAAGAGGTTTGA
- a CDS encoding FtsX-like permease family protein has protein sequence MRSMVRWEAAAVVTLGTILGLVIAMGTLVLLHLTSGSSYLRPAPQWWLFSLVAAGAAVATLATSALPARRAASVPGLEAARAE, from the coding sequence ATCCGCTCGATGGTCCGCTGGGAGGCGGCGGCCGTGGTCACCCTCGGCACGATCCTCGGTCTGGTGATCGCGATGGGCACGCTGGTGCTGCTGCATCTGACGAGCGGCAGCTCGTACCTGCGCCCTGCCCCACAGTGGTGGCTCTTCTCGCTGGTCGCGGCGGGTGCGGCCGTGGCGACGCTGGCGACCTCGGCGCTGCCCGCGCGCCGGGCCGCGTCCGTACCCGGCCTGGAGGCAGCCAGGGCGGAGTGA